From a single Uloborus diversus isolate 005 unplaced genomic scaffold, Udiv.v.3.1 scaffold_11, whole genome shotgun sequence genomic region:
- the LOC129232135 gene encoding zinc finger protein 239-like codes for MDVDQLTYDIQQERPHGCEICGKRFKKGNQLRQHLIIHKPLDKRPYSCYICEKTFNRSHHLKLHVIAHTKQSPYRCEICGRGCNQMSNLRRHLQTHESERNFACEYCGKTYVEETGLQRHLLKHTQRNVYQCDSCDKTFYKAANLEKHSLLHSGDKSFLCHLCNKGFVRESSLKQHLATHADEEPHSCDVCGRRFKRLGNFENHLITHTGYTPHVCDICGKKFLQIGSYRRHLRTHSDVLKGATKISLDRGDSDMYLLHEDEEEEEDSPEMLSPDISIREYDADSMMYNNVEGDTLMIGEPDDQGNVTVISSACSMEDIQSLSQDGKEYYLIEVKDCSAENEGAVTTKPFVQTL; via the coding sequence aTGGATGTGGACCAGCTGACGTACGACATTCAACAAGAAAGACCGCATGGTTGTGAAATATGTGGTAAGAGATTCAAGAAAGGAAATCAGCTCAGGCAACATCTCATCATCCACAAACCCCTCGACAAACGTCCATACAGTTGTTACATCTGTGAGAAAACTTTTAACCGATCTCATCACCTGAAGCTTCACGTTATTGCTCACACTAAGCAGAGTCCGTACAGATGCGAGATATGCGGCCGGGGCTGCAACCAAATGAGCAATCTGAGAAGGCATCTGCAAACTCACGAGTCTGAAAGAAATTTTGCATGCGAATACTGCGGGAAGACGTATGTCGAAGAAACCGGTCTCCAGAGACACTTGTTGAAGCATACGCAGAGAAATGTCTATCAGTGTGATTCTTGTGATAAGACTTTTTACAAAGCCGCAAATCTGGAAAAGCATTCCTTGCTCCATAGCGGCGATAAGTCATTTTTGTGCCATTTATGTAATAAAGGCTTTGTGAGGGAGAGCAGCTTGAAGCAGCATCTGGCCACTCATGCAGACGAGGAACCACACAGCTGTGATGTCTGTGGCCGCCGTTTCAAGAGGCTGGGGAACTTCGAAAACCACCTGATTACGCATACCGGATACACTCCCCACGTCTGTGACATTTGTGGCAAGAAATTCTTGCAAATTGGAAGTTACAGGCGACACTTGAGAACGCATTCGGATGTTCTCAAAGGTGCTACTAAGATAAGTTTGGACAGGGGAGATTCAGATATGTATCTGTTGCACGAGGATGAGGAGGAGGAGGAAGATAGCCCTGAGATGCTGTCCCCAGACATCTCCATCAGAGAGTATGACGCCGATAGCATGATGTATAACAATGTCGAAGGCGATACGCTCATGATTGGCGAGCCCGACGATCAAGGTAACGTTACGGTTATTAGTTCTGCTTGTTCTATGGAAGATATTCAGAGTTTAAGCCAAGATGGGAAGGAGTATTATTTGATTGAAGTTAAGGATTGTTCTGCAGAAAATGAAGGAGCTGTTACAACAAAACCTTTTGTGCAGACTCTTTGA